A region of the Candidatus Zixiibacteriota bacterium genome:
GTCTGAATTAACCTGGTCCGAGCTTACCCCTTTAACGTTTTTTTCGAAGTTGTCCACAAAACCATAATTACCATAAAACTCCTCATCCAAAAGGAGCCCTAATTTCCTCTGGGGGGTCTGAATCTCAAAAGGGAAATGGTTGATCTCGAAATTCTTATATCTTTCCAACTCCTCTTTGGGAACTCCAGCTTCTACTAAATCAGTCAAATCTTTCAAGACCAATTTCATAGTGAATTTACCGTTTATGCTCTTGGGATAAGTCCAGATGCTGAAATACTGCTCCCGGCGCGGAATATTGGGCGAGGTTAAATTAGACCAGCCTGCCTGCCTGAAATACTCCATATAGCTGTAAGCGCCGTAGCTCAACCCGTGTGCGGTGCGGACTGTCTGAAATAAGACTCCGAAAGATTCTCTATGTTTGCCAAAGTAGGTATTTGCGACATACAAAGGGAAAAACATTTTTTCATCTTTTCGCGTGAAACTAACCGGATGACCAAAACAGAACTGGGTCTGGCCCCTGCCCTCTTTTTCAACCAAGAGAAGTTTTCTACCCTTAAGAGGTTGAACAGTTCCCTCTGGATGAACCACTTTCCCTTCTTTTAAAGTGGAGAAGTCTTTTCTTACCTTTTCCCCCAAGTTTTCATCAATATCTCCGGCTAAGCCGATAACCAGATTATCCTTTAAAAAATGAGTGTCATAGAAATCCTGAACGTCCTGCCTGGTAAAACCCTTGATCGATGATAAACTTCCCACCACCGGGTGTCCGTAAGGATGGTCTTTGTAGATATAATCCTGCAGGCACTCCTTTACTAATTCCCCATCATCCTGCAGAAGCATATTGACCCCATCTTCCTGTTCTTTTTTCTGTTTTTCTATCTCCTCCTGAGGAAAAGAGGGTTTCAAAAGGACCTCAGTGAAGAGCGGGTAAAATTTGTCTAAATTTTCCTTTAAGGTCGTCCCGCTCACCACGATTACCTGTTTGTCCACGCTGACATCTATCCTGGCGCTCAGGAAATCCAAAAGCTCTTCTAACTGTTCCCGGGAATAAGACTGGGTACCTTTTTTCAACATAGAAGAAGCAAAATAAGCTAAACCTTCTTTCCCTTTCTGGTCATCAGCCGAGCCGGAGAAAACCATCACCCGGAAATGAACCACCGGTATCTCGGTCTTTTTCACCTGAATGATTTTGAGCTTCTGGGTCTTGCCGCAATCAATTGAAAAGACCAGTAAAAGACAAATCAAACTTAAGAGTATGATTTTCAGACCTGTATTTCTCATCTTTATTCCTCCATCTATTTTTTGAGAAAGTTAAGCTACTTCTTGGGTAATAAGGTAAGCACAGTCCTGTTCTCGGGACTGAAATATTTCTTTGCCACCTGTTGAATCATCCCCGGATTCACTTCCGAGTATTTCTTCTGAATCTCGAAAAGCAGATTGTAATCGCCGCCTTCTATCTGAAAATGCCCAATAGTATAAGCAACTGAGAGCGGGTTATCCATCCGGTAGATCATCTCAGCCTTTACGGAGTTTTTGGCTTTTTCCAGCTCTCTTTCCGAGACCGGCTCATTTTTCAGTTTTTCCAGCTCCTCTAAGATCAGGGGTTTCACCTCATCTATCGATTTTCCCCTTTTTAAAGAGGTGCTGATCTCGAAAAGCCCCGGATCCTTTCTATCTCCCATTCCGCCGGAGATATATTCGACCAGCTGTAGGTCATTGTAAAG
Encoded here:
- a CDS encoding insulinase family protein, translating into MRNTGLKIILLSLICLLLVFSIDCGKTQKLKIIQVKKTEIPVVHFRVMVFSGSADDQKGKEGLAYFASSMLKKGTQSYSREQLEELLDFLSARIDVSVDKQVIVVSGTTLKENLDKFYPLFTEVLLKPSFPQEEIEKQKKEQEDGVNMLLQDDGELVKECLQDYIYKDHPYGHPVVGSLSSIKGFTRQDVQDFYDTHFLKDNLVIGLAGDIDENLGEKVRKDFSTLKEGKVVHPEGTVQPLKGRKLLLVEKEGRGQTQFCFGHPVSFTRKDEKMFFPLYVANTYFGKHRESFGVLFQTVRTAHGLSYGAYSYMEYFRQAGWSNLTSPNIPRREQYFSIWTYPKSINGKFTMKLVLKDLTDLVEAGVPKEELERYKNFEINHFPFEIQTPQRKLGLLLDEEFYGNYGFVDNFEKNVKGVSSDQVNSDLMKYIFPDDIAIVAIVSNAEDFKKELFSDQTVIEYPSGVDAASLKEGDDKIKAFDLKIKPEDVSVVKVSELFR